TAATTCGTCCGTCGTGTTCGCGGTAGGGCTGGCCCGTCTTGTTGACGTGGAGTTTCACCTTCTTGTGATTGGGCAAGCGGAACGTCTCGCCGCTCAAATCGACTTCGATCAATTGTGAATCGTCCAGGATTTGATAAGACCGGCCGAGGAACACCAGTTCTTCAGACGGGACGATGCAAGTCTTGGTGGGGCTCAAGAGCATTCCCAAAGGCTCAATCACGGCCTCAAGTCGTCGTTTGGCCTTCGTGCATTTCTCGAGACTGCCCAGGACGCAGATGTCGTCCACATAGCGAAAGTAGTGCGAAAAATCGGTCATGGCGGCGTCGACGTCGCGCAATACCAGTTCGGCCAGCCACGGGGAAAGCGGACTGCCGACTGGCAAGCCGCGAGAAACGGGTCGGAGGATGTTGACCAGCCCTTGGCTCAGGTGGCCAGGCAGGGAAAGAGATTTGATCCGGGACCTAACCTCGTCTTGCGGGATCGAACCGAAACAGTCCTGGAGGTCAGCACGCAGGGCTATCGTTCCTGGTTCGGCCCGAAGCGCCTCGCGAATGTGCGCTTGGATTTGCTCCGGCTCCCATTTGACCGGGCAAAGGTGTTTGAGTTGTTCGTAAATTTCGCGGTGCCGACGGCGGTCTTCCGCATTCGGGATCTGAAGCCGCCGTCCATTCATGCTGACGATCCGGTACGGTTGCGGGGCATCAGCAATTTGAAATCTCATTCGCGCGCGGCA
Above is a window of bacterium DNA encoding:
- a CDS encoding RNA-directed DNA polymerase, with the protein product MRFQIADAPQPYRIVSMNGRRLQIPNAEDRRRHREIYEQLKHLCPVKWEPEQIQAHIREALRAEPGTIALRADLQDCFGSIPQDEVRSRIKSLSLPGHLSQGLVNILRPVSRGLPVGSPLSPWLAELVLRDVDAAMTDFSHYFRYVDDICVLGSLEKCTKAKRRLEAVIEPLGMLLSPTKTCIVPSEELVFLGRSYQILDDSQLIEVDLSGETFRLPNHKKVKLHVNKTGQPYREHDGRITYSLSCLLNRMSQQPTPYILEMLMLRQTCEDESLNRIIQHPECIFDRSLPHALHGKIYRHYLTQVRNRVQTQPQLPIGAAGEVFRWLHLTNHIMQHALLPPDYHEAEAEWAQLLESLEAGQYEPYHQRIKQLFKQEYDLRTGLGAGETPLPADKPAFAAFSLD